A genomic stretch from Shewanella sediminis HAW-EB3 includes:
- a CDS encoding response regulator transcription factor: MALTQLLIVEDNPDVAGILADFFESQGTEVDFAANGELGYKLALDGCFDLIILDLMLPKMDGLTVAKKLRQMGCTTPILMLTALDDKQDLLNGFASGADDYLAKPFDLDVLNARVTALINRHQGKVARGVLKYGSLELDTAKHQVYRGGKKLALTPACYQILHYLMHKAPNIVKREELIDELWGDTPPSNDILRSHMYQLRNQLDKPFETPILITVPKIGFKLELTSN; encoded by the coding sequence ATGGCTTTAACACAACTACTCATTGTCGAAGACAACCCGGATGTGGCAGGTATACTTGCCGACTTTTTTGAATCCCAGGGAACTGAGGTCGATTTTGCGGCTAATGGTGAGCTAGGCTATAAGCTCGCACTCGATGGATGTTTCGATCTAATCATCTTAGATCTTATGCTGCCCAAGATGGATGGTTTAACCGTAGCCAAAAAGCTAAGACAAATGGGCTGCACCACACCTATCCTCATGTTAACGGCTCTGGATGATAAGCAAGATCTTTTAAATGGTTTTGCCTCAGGCGCCGATGACTACCTGGCAAAACCCTTCGACTTAGATGTGCTCAACGCCAGAGTCACGGCCTTAATTAACCGGCATCAGGGGAAAGTCGCCCGAGGCGTACTAAAATATGGCTCTCTTGAACTCGATACCGCAAAGCATCAGGTCTATCGCGGTGGTAAAAAGCTCGCGCTCACACCAGCCTGCTATCAAATTTTGCATTATCTTATGCATAAAGCACCCAATATCGTAAAACGAGAAGAGCTTATCGATGAGCTGTGGGGCGACACTCCGCCGAGTAATGATATTTTACGCAGCCATATGTATCAGCTGCGAAATCAGCTGGATAAACCTTTCGAAACCCCCATACTGATCACCGTACCTAAGATAGGTTTTAAACTTGAGCTAACGAGCAACTGA
- a CDS encoding glycosyltransferase family 2 protein, producing the protein MAQPTSTNRGDGQICLSILIPMYNEAEMLQPLFSRLSQVLSSIPESSEIVFIDDGSSDKTWDLLQQLPVSSSEHQCIRLSRNFGKEAAMTAGLEQARGLAVILLDADLQDPPELIPQMLQAWREGFDVVNMKRRKRLGESWFKRLSAAAFYRVINSMAESPVPENVGDFRLISRQVVDSINELPERNRFMKGILSWPGFSQTEILFDRDPRHLGETKWNYSKLIGLAMDGITSFSIKPLRLATWAGLLTALSAFTYGGWVFLKTVLWGGEVAGYPSLMIVQVALAGVQLLALGLIGEYLGRVFMEVKQRPIYLIREVEQQQSTRTSVSHAEVGENVRYLESTR; encoded by the coding sequence ATGGCACAGCCAACGTCAACAAATCGCGGTGATGGTCAGATTTGTCTCTCTATTCTTATTCCTATGTACAACGAGGCTGAAATGCTTCAGCCACTCTTTTCCCGTTTAAGCCAAGTGTTATCGAGTATCCCCGAGTCCTCTGAGATCGTATTTATAGATGATGGGAGTAGCGATAAGACCTGGGATCTACTGCAGCAGTTACCCGTCTCATCCAGTGAACATCAGTGTATTCGTCTGAGTCGAAATTTTGGTAAAGAGGCGGCGATGACCGCAGGATTAGAGCAGGCAAGGGGGTTGGCGGTTATCCTGCTCGATGCCGACCTTCAGGACCCTCCGGAGTTGATCCCTCAGATGTTGCAGGCTTGGAGGGAGGGCTTCGATGTTGTCAATATGAAGCGCAGGAAACGCTTGGGGGAATCCTGGTTTAAGCGTCTGTCTGCTGCCGCCTTTTATCGGGTGATCAATAGTATGGCTGAGTCGCCCGTGCCGGAGAATGTCGGAGATTTTAGGCTAATCAGCCGTCAGGTAGTAGACAGTATCAACGAATTACCCGAAAGAAATCGATTCATGAAAGGGATCCTGAGCTGGCCGGGGTTCTCTCAGACCGAGATTCTGTTCGATCGTGATCCCCGCCATCTCGGAGAGACTAAATGGAATTACAGTAAGCTTATCGGTTTAGCTATGGATGGCATTACCTCATTTAGTATCAAGCCATTGAGGTTGGCGACTTGGGCCGGTCTACTCACCGCTTTATCTGCATTTACCTACGGTGGTTGGGTATTTTTGAAGACGGTATTGTGGGGCGGTGAGGTGGCTGGTTATCCATCACTGATGATAGTGCAGGTGGCTCTGGCCGGGGTTCAACTATTGGCGCTTGGTTTGATTGGTGAGTATTTAGGTCGAGTATTTATGGAAGTAAAACAGAGGCCTATATATCTGATCCGTGAGGTTGAGCAGCAACAGAGTACACGTACCAGTGTGAGTCATGCTGAGGTGGGTGAGAATGTTCGCTATCTGGAGTCGACGCGATGA
- a CDS encoding ArnT family glycosyltransferase — translation MINRLKSLSLAHYSLGVLVTVLCVRLVTLALYPLMDTTEARYGEMARLMVETGNWLTPLFDYGVPFWGKPPLHTWMSALGIELFGISEFAVRFPHWLAAVAVLILTGYLAKQVKVSALQVAILLTTTSVFYVSAGAVMTDMALTLGMTLAMVGFYLCWQDRQVWGYLGFVGLAIGLLSKGPVVLVLMSLAVGLWLLWQYGPIQPWKQLYRRVPLLGGLGLMLLLSLPWYLMAEQATPGFLQYFIVGEHWLRFVDSGWQGDLYGSAHDETRGTIWLFFAVSALPWSLFIPRALWRLWQAGSGFDKTTKFFICWMLSPLILFTFAGNILPAYVLPGIPGMGLLLAYAWRGEKIPKLEPIALGVSLLILMAVVVLNLGPTKEKSDKWLLAQRAPAISTYYWQDRRFSSKFYSQGKAKLLQSEAELRQVAGVPFYLVVKNENLDDLKTFSECFNTAETAKKSLLLCGT, via the coding sequence ATGATCAACAGATTGAAGTCCCTGTCCCTGGCTCACTATTCACTGGGTGTTTTGGTCACTGTCTTGTGTGTACGCCTGGTGACTCTTGCCTTGTATCCTCTGATGGATACCACCGAGGCGAGGTACGGCGAGATGGCCCGGTTGATGGTAGAGACAGGTAACTGGCTGACGCCGTTGTTCGATTACGGTGTTCCCTTTTGGGGCAAGCCACCGCTGCATACCTGGATGAGTGCTTTGGGTATCGAGCTGTTCGGTATATCGGAGTTTGCGGTACGTTTCCCCCATTGGTTGGCGGCAGTCGCGGTATTAATCTTGACCGGCTACCTTGCTAAACAGGTTAAGGTTTCGGCACTGCAAGTCGCCATTTTGCTCACGACGACCAGCGTATTTTATGTCAGCGCTGGCGCTGTTATGACCGATATGGCGCTCACACTGGGGATGACCCTGGCTATGGTTGGCTTCTATCTATGCTGGCAGGACAGGCAGGTATGGGGCTATTTGGGCTTTGTGGGTTTAGCCATCGGCCTGCTGTCAAAGGGACCGGTTGTGTTGGTCTTGATGAGCTTGGCCGTGGGACTCTGGTTACTATGGCAATATGGTCCGATTCAGCCGTGGAAACAACTCTATAGGAGAGTGCCACTTCTCGGTGGACTTGGCCTGATGTTACTCCTTAGCTTGCCCTGGTATTTAATGGCGGAGCAGGCGACCCCGGGATTCCTGCAGTATTTTATTGTTGGAGAGCATTGGCTGAGGTTTGTCGATAGTGGCTGGCAGGGCGATCTTTATGGTTCGGCTCATGATGAAACCCGAGGCACTATCTGGTTATTCTTTGCCGTATCGGCCCTGCCCTGGTCTCTGTTTATCCCCAGAGCACTTTGGCGTTTATGGCAAGCCGGAAGTGGCTTCGATAAGACGACTAAGTTCTTTATCTGCTGGATGTTATCGCCACTTATCTTGTTTACGTTCGCTGGAAATATTCTGCCCGCCTATGTATTGCCAGGGATCCCTGGTATGGGGTTGCTCTTAGCCTACGCCTGGCGTGGTGAGAAGATACCTAAGCTTGAGCCCATTGCGCTTGGGGTCTCCCTGTTAATACTCATGGCCGTTGTCGTGCTCAACCTGGGGCCGACAAAGGAGAAGAGTGATAAGTGGCTGCTCGCTCAAAGAGCGCCGGCTATCTCGACCTATTATTGGCAAGACAGACGTTTCTCATCGAAATTCTACAGTCAGGGAAAAGCTAAGCTGTTGCAGAGTGAGGCCGAGTTACGCCAAGTAGCAGGGGTCCCCTTCTATTTAGTTGTGAAAAATGAAAATCTGGACGATCTGAAGACTTTTTCCGAATGTTTTAATACCGCTGAAACAGCTAAAAAGAGTTTACTTCTATGCGGCACATAG
- a CDS encoding GtrA family protein, whose product MRHIGVIFSRVRSCLTLTQLKFLMVGGVSFIVDMLLFIYLSQKLEWPILHARLIAFSVALTLTWLGNRLFTFSHRKKVAKGQQFVMAVILACSAASVNLSVFYLLSELSRPAGFTATFYLALGVLSGLVVNWLGSNYLVFRH is encoded by the coding sequence ATGCGGCACATAGGAGTTATATTCAGCAGAGTCAGATCGTGTCTGACTCTTACTCAGCTGAAGTTTTTAATGGTGGGAGGAGTGAGCTTTATTGTCGATATGCTGCTATTTATCTACCTGTCTCAAAAACTGGAGTGGCCTATTCTGCATGCAAGGCTGATCGCTTTTAGTGTGGCACTGACGTTAACTTGGCTGGGCAACAGGCTATTTACCTTCTCTCACCGAAAGAAAGTGGCCAAGGGGCAACAGTTTGTGATGGCCGTTATTCTTGCCTGCAGTGCCGCCTCAGTGAACCTTAGCGTTTTTTACCTGTTGAGTGAGCTGAGCAGGCCCGCCGGGTTTACTGCCACCTTTTATCTGGCGTTAGGCGTGCTGTCGGGATTGGTCGTAAATTGGCTTGGGTCTAACTACCTTGTATTTCGTCATTAA
- a CDS encoding OmpA family protein: protein MLISKNSFVVKAVLGCSLIVLAGCQTTNPYSNESQNAKATNGALIGAIAGAAIGVASSSRSDRGKGALIGAASGAALGGGIGYYMDTQEAELRKQLQSTGVSVTRSGDNIVLNMPNEVTFGVDQTDLSSGAKRVLNSVALVAKEYDQTQLNVLGYTDSSGAESYNLRLSKIRAIEVGNYLVAQKIEYGRVKSEGLGESRPIATNATAEGRAQNRRVEIVLSPLPQG, encoded by the coding sequence ATGCTTATTTCTAAAAATTCTTTTGTTGTGAAGGCTGTTTTGGGGTGTTCATTAATCGTATTAGCCGGTTGTCAAACGACTAACCCTTATAGCAACGAGAGTCAAAATGCCAAGGCGACCAATGGTGCGCTTATCGGTGCTATTGCCGGTGCTGCGATTGGCGTTGCTTCATCGAGCCGTAGCGATCGTGGTAAGGGAGCGTTAATTGGCGCCGCATCGGGTGCTGCACTGGGTGGTGGTATCGGTTATTACATGGATACTCAGGAGGCTGAATTAAGAAAGCAGCTTCAATCGACCGGTGTCAGTGTGACTCGCAGTGGCGATAATATTGTATTGAATATGCCAAACGAAGTGACCTTTGGTGTGGATCAGACCGATCTGAGTTCAGGTGCTAAAAGAGTACTTAACAGTGTCGCTTTGGTTGCTAAAGAATACGATCAAACTCAGTTGAATGTGCTTGGTTATACCGACAGTTCAGGGGCCGAATCATACAACTTAAGGCTATCGAAAATTCGTGCTATCGAAGTGGGTAACTACTTAGTCGCTCAGAAGATCGAATATGGCAGAGTGAAATCAGAAGGTCTCGGCGAGTCAAGACCCATTGCGACTAATGCAACGGCTGAAGGCCGAGCGCAAAACCGCAGAGTTGAAATCGTGTTAAGCCCGCTACCACAGGGCTGA